The genomic region CCGTAGCCATCGGATTTAATGCTCatgtcttctgtttcttcttcttcattttctttgtgaaAAGTGAGAAGAGGTTCAGGAGAGAGAGGCGGCACAAAAGGAGGCCTAGAAACAAATTGCAGTTGATCCCATCTCATGCCCCGAAAGAAGGGGTGGCTTTTTATTTGCTTTCTGTTTAGCCTCTGTGTTGGCTCTTTCGCAAGGAGCTTCTGAATAAGATCATCCAGAGAAGATGAGGATGAGAAAAAGGGGTCCTTGCTCATAATATTGACAAAGGTGTCCTTTCGACTAAACCCCCTAAAAGGCGTCTGCCCGTGACTCATTTCGTACAGAAAGACGCCGAAAGACCACCAGTCGACTGGGTATGAATGGAATTTGCCCCACAGGACCTCCGGTGCGATGTACTCCTCTGTACCCACAAACGAACAAGATTTCCATTCGCTATATTCGCCATTGTCAGATATGAGACGCAGAGACAGATCGAAATCAGTGAGCATTATGTGCCCACTGTCTTGAACCAATATGTTCTCCGGCTTCAGATCTCGGTATACGATTCCTTTCTCGTGCAAATACTCCAACGCTACAATCACCTCTGCCGCGTAAAACCTGCACATGGATGAAGACACGTCACCtaaaaaaatgacttcaattaccAGTATGTCACCTGTTCACCTTGAGGAATCAAAAAATGTCTGAACAATTATATAGTAACAAAGATAATCCTACAAAGTGTTCAATTAGTTTATTCTCTCAAAAAGTCTCCAATTATAGAGGAGAAGTTTATGCACCAGGATCCCCCGATACCGACTGCAAAAACATAACAAATATAGTTAGATTGATATTGGAATTTTCGGTGAAGGCGTTGTTTGGGTTATTTCCGCATGTAAATCAGAATAAAGCAGG from Cryptomeria japonica chromosome 3, Sugi_1.0, whole genome shotgun sequence harbors:
- the LOC131038585 gene encoding serine/threonine-protein kinase D6PK: MEGLFNCESQSESGSQFVECSSCEDLELVKRLGQGHMSTVFLAVHRGTNKAFAVKVMSKEQRKAYKLAATEKEILSSLDHPFLPSLLTHFESETHTFLAMEYCSGGDINVLRHRQPSKTFSESTIRFYAAEVIVALEYLHEKGIVYRDLKPENILVQDSGHIMLTDFDLSLRLISDNGEYSEWKSCSFVGTEEYIAPEVLWGKFHSYPVDWWSFGVFLYEMSHGQTPFRGFSRKDTFVNIMSKDPFFSSSSSLDDLIQKLLAKEPTQRLNRKQIKSHPFFRGMRWDQLQFVSRPPFVPPLSPEPLLTFHKENEEEETEDMSIKSDGYGSVECDFKEDDTRKFIFGEF